A window of Marinitoga sp. 1197 contains these coding sequences:
- a CDS encoding ArsR/SmtB family transcription factor has protein sequence MDECKLISNIFKCLSHPIRLKIIKLLSNKKLSVLEITEKLNTSQSSISQHLKLLEENGIILKEKKGNIVYCKLKHNLVLELLSDGKRIISQELKEANKIISKT, from the coding sequence TTGGATGAATGTAAGTTAATATCTAACATTTTTAAATGTTTATCGCACCCGATTAGATTAAAAATAATCAAGCTTTTAAGTAATAAAAAATTATCTGTTTTAGAAATTACAGAGAAATTAAATACAAGTCAGTCTAGTATATCTCAGCACTTAAAACTTTTAGAAGAAAATGGTATTATTTTAAAAGAAAAAAAAGGAAATATAGTTTATTGTAAATTGAAACATAATTTAGTTTTGGAACTTTTATCTGACGGAAAAAGAATAATTTCACAAGAACTCAAAGAAGCTAATAAGATCATAAGTAAAACATAA
- a CDS encoding Na+/H+ antiporter subunit E, whose protein sequence is MKKYISTFLTLWIIWIALTGFSLPEILTGLLVSLVLSGIIANTVDYSFDFSIVPKLFVFVFIYVPVFIMEMIKANFDVAARVLNPSLPLNPGFVKIPTKLKGNVGKLTLANSITLTPGTLSIDADKDYIYIHWIDVKGESPEEYQKYVSGKFEKILGGIYK, encoded by the coding sequence TTGAAAAAGTATATTTCAACTTTTTTAACCCTGTGGATAATCTGGATAGCCTTAACAGGATTTTCGCTTCCAGAAATTCTTACGGGTTTATTAGTTTCTCTGGTATTATCTGGAATTATTGCAAACACAGTTGATTACTCTTTTGATTTTTCCATTGTACCAAAATTATTCGTATTTGTTTTTATCTATGTTCCTGTTTTTATTATGGAAATGATAAAAGCGAATTTTGATGTTGCTGCGAGAGTATTGAATCCGTCTTTACCATTAAATCCAGGATTCGTGAAGATACCAACTAAATTGAAAGGTAATGTTGGAAAATTAACGTTGGCAAATTCTATTACATTAACTCCAGGTACTCTTTCGATTGATGCTGATAAGGATTATATTTATATTCATTGGATCGATGTTAAAGGCGAATCTCCCGAAGAATATCAAAAATATGTCTCAGGAAAATTTGAGAAAATTTTGGGAGGGATTTATAAATGA